A window from Thermodesulfobacteriota bacterium encodes these proteins:
- a CDS encoding 3-keto-5-aminohexanoate cleavage protein, whose amino-acid sequence MLPVVVNFAPTGMIPTRAMTPHVPLSAAEVVEDVHQAVEIGITMVHLHARDEVTGEPTWRAEVYGRMIEGIRRFAPDLVVCVSLSGRTFGEFERRAQPLRLDGALKPDLGSLTLSSVNFNREASVSTPAMIQALAEEMNRRGVLPELEAFDAGMINAAKYLERKGLLVPPHYFNLLLGNVAGAQADLLHAGMMVRDLPAGSVWSMAGIGDAQLAVNAMAVAGGGGVRVGLEDNLWYDRDRTRLATNADLLRRVHRLAEANERGVMKPGELRTLLKLEPGHGRYGRLPPGGPGGSGEARG is encoded by the coding sequence ATGCTGCCGGTCGTCGTGAACTTCGCCCCCACGGGGATGATTCCCACCCGGGCCATGACGCCCCACGTGCCGCTTTCCGCAGCGGAGGTGGTGGAGGACGTGCACCAGGCCGTCGAGATCGGCATCACCATGGTCCACCTCCACGCCCGGGACGAGGTCACCGGGGAGCCCACCTGGAGGGCGGAGGTCTACGGCCGGATGATCGAGGGGATCCGGCGCTTCGCACCGGACCTGGTGGTCTGCGTCTCCCTGAGCGGCCGCACCTTCGGGGAGTTCGAGCGCCGCGCACAGCCGCTTCGGCTCGACGGGGCGCTCAAGCCCGACCTGGGGAGCCTCACCCTGAGCTCGGTCAACTTCAACCGGGAGGCCAGCGTCAGCACCCCGGCGATGATCCAGGCCCTGGCCGAAGAGATGAACCGCCGCGGGGTGCTGCCCGAGCTCGAGGCCTTCGACGCCGGGATGATCAATGCGGCCAAGTACCTGGAGCGCAAGGGGCTGCTCGTTCCTCCCCACTACTTCAACCTGCTCCTGGGAAACGTGGCCGGGGCCCAGGCGGATCTGCTGCATGCCGGGATGATGGTGCGGGACCTCCCGGCCGGGTCTGTGTGGAGCATGGCCGGCATCGGCGACGCGCAGCTTGCCGTCAACGCCATGGCCGTGGCTGGGGGGGGAGGGGTGCGGGTGGGGCTCGAGGACAACCTCTGGTACGACCGGGACCGCACCCGCCTGGCCACCAACGCCGACCTCCTGCGGCGGGTGCATCGGCTGGCAGAGGCCAACGAGCGAGGGGTGATGAAGCCGGGAGAGCTGCGCACCCTGTTGAAGCTGGAGCCGGGGCACGGGCGCTACGGGCGGCTCCCGCCCGGCGGACCCGGTGGGAGTGGAGAAGCCCGTGGGTGA
- a CDS encoding radical SAM protein: protein MGDFHPSEGEPDPDALADPVGEAGCAPLPFLLQKYPDRVLVLAAARCFFYCRFCFRRGEPPGSRGRPGPEEWARIFAWLAKRPEVEEVVLSGGDPLTLPDRKLAEIGRGLAAIPSIRRWRIHTRAPVVLPRRVTSRLAACLAAVPLPLTVVLHLDHPAELWEPLLAAVGCLRAAGIAVEAQSVLLAGVNDDPATLAALWEGLRAAGIRPRYLHHPDRAPGNRSFRVSMERGRGIVREAGRGAPPPYVVDLPSGRGKLPVEAVAQERGRARLDLPTAWRPDRGPEERPPDTA, encoded by the coding sequence ATGGGGGACTTCCACCCTTCGGAGGGCGAGCCCGACCCCGACGCCCTGGCCGACCCCGTGGGCGAGGCGGGGTGTGCGCCGTTGCCCTTTCTGCTCCAAAAGTACCCGGACCGGGTGCTCGTGCTGGCGGCCGCCCGGTGTTTCTTTTACTGCCGCTTCTGCTTCCGCCGGGGAGAGCCCCCCGGGAGCCGCGGCCGTCCGGGGCCCGAGGAGTGGGCCCGCATCTTCGCCTGGCTCGCCAAGCGCCCGGAGGTGGAGGAGGTCGTCCTCTCCGGGGGCGACCCCCTCACCCTGCCGGACCGCAAGCTCGCCGAGATCGGCCGTGGCCTCGCGGCGATCCCCTCCATTCGCCGCTGGCGTATCCACACGCGGGCCCCGGTGGTGCTTCCCCGGCGCGTTACGTCCCGGCTGGCGGCCTGCCTGGCGGCGGTACCCCTGCCCCTCACGGTCGTCCTCCACCTGGACCACCCCGCCGAGCTCTGGGAGCCCCTCCTGGCCGCGGTGGGCTGCCTCCGGGCGGCGGGCATCGCCGTGGAAGCCCAGTCGGTCCTTCTGGCCGGGGTCAACGACGACCCCGCCACCCTGGCCGCCCTGTGGGAAGGCCTGCGCGCGGCCGGCATCCGGCCCCGCTACCTCCACCACCCGGATCGCGCCCCGGGGAATCGGTCGTTTCGGGTGTCCATGGAGCGAGGAAGGGGGATCGTGCGGGAAGCAGGCCGTGGGGCGCCTCCCCCCTATGTCGTCGACCTGCCGAGCGGCCGGGGAAAGCTTCCTGTGGAGGCCGTGGCCCAGGAAAGAGGGAGAGCCCGGCTCGATCTCCCTACGGCGTGGCGGCCCGACCGGGGTCCGGAGGAGCGCCCCCCGGATACCGCCTGA
- the efp gene encoding elongation factor P, with amino-acid sequence MYKAGDLKKGLKLEIDGEPYVIEEFEFSKPGKGQALYRCRMRNMISGNRFDRTYRSGDSFKPAALEERKMTYLYNDGHFYTFMDQGTYEQHQLTAEQLGDDVHFLMDNLEVAVLLFRDRPIGVTLPNFVVLKVARADPAARGDTATNVTKLAVMENGYELQVPAFVAEGEKIQIDTRTGAYVTRVK; translated from the coding sequence ATGTACAAGGCCGGTGATCTGAAGAAGGGGCTCAAGCTGGAGATCGACGGCGAGCCCTACGTGATCGAAGAGTTTGAGTTCTCCAAACCCGGCAAGGGGCAGGCCCTGTACCGGTGCCGCATGCGCAACATGATCAGCGGCAACCGGTTCGACCGCACCTACCGTTCGGGCGACAGCTTCAAGCCCGCCGCCCTCGAAGAGCGCAAGATGACCTACCTGTACAACGACGGGCACTTCTACACCTTCATGGACCAGGGCACTTACGAGCAGCACCAGCTCACCGCCGAGCAGCTCGGGGACGACGTGCACTTCCTGATGGACAACCTCGAGGTGGCGGTGCTCCTCTTTCGCGACCGGCCCATCGGGGTCACCCTGCCCAACTTCGTCGTCCTCAAGGTCGCCCGCGCCGACCCCGCCGCCCGGGGCGACACCGCCACCAACGTGACCAAGCTCGCGGTCATGGAAAACGGCTACGAGCTCCAGGTACCGGCCTTTGTCGCGGAGGGGGAGAAGATCCAGATCGACACCCGCACGGGGGCGTACGTGACGCGGGTGAAATAG
- the epmA gene encoding EF-P lysine aminoacylase EpmA, whose amino-acid sequence MKDRPERPLRNLELRARVLQGVRAFFAEGGFLEVETPHRIPANAPEPHIDAVPSGEWYLHTSPELAMKRLLAAGYPRIFQICRCWREGERGERHLPEFTMLEWYRAHADYRALMEDCEGLLGFLGFAAGAKPPWPRIAVAEAFRRWAGTTPEEALEAGSFDELVAFRVEPALASLGTPVFLVDYPGPCAALARRKPGRQELAERFELYAGGLELANGFSELTDPAEQRERFEVDRGARLRSGRDPYPVPEPFLRDLARMPPSAGIALGVDRLVMLLAGAGTIDEVVAFSPEEL is encoded by the coding sequence ATGAAGGACAGGCCAGAGCGCCCGCTTCGCAACCTCGAGCTTCGCGCCCGAGTCCTCCAGGGGGTTCGGGCCTTCTTCGCCGAGGGGGGGTTCCTCGAGGTCGAGACCCCCCACCGCATCCCGGCCAACGCGCCCGAGCCCCACATCGACGCCGTGCCTTCGGGGGAGTGGTACCTGCACACAAGTCCCGAGCTCGCCATGAAGCGGCTCCTGGCGGCGGGGTACCCCCGGATCTTCCAGATATGTCGGTGCTGGCGGGAGGGCGAACGGGGGGAGCGGCACCTGCCCGAGTTCACCATGCTCGAGTGGTACCGGGCCCACGCCGACTACCGGGCTCTCATGGAGGACTGCGAGGGGCTTCTCGGGTTCCTGGGGTTCGCGGCCGGGGCCAAACCACCCTGGCCCCGCATCGCCGTGGCCGAGGCGTTCCGACGGTGGGCGGGCACCACCCCGGAGGAAGCGCTGGAGGCCGGTTCCTTCGACGAGCTCGTGGCCTTTCGGGTGGAGCCCGCCCTGGCTTCTCTCGGCACCCCGGTCTTCCTCGTGGACTACCCGGGGCCGTGCGCGGCCCTGGCCCGAAGAAAGCCCGGTCGGCAGGAGCTGGCGGAGCGCTTCGAGCTCTATGCCGGGGGGCTGGAGCTCGCCAACGGTTTCTCCGAGCTCACGGACCCGGCGGAGCAGCGGGAGCGGTTCGAGGTCGATCGGGGCGCGCGGCTCCGTTCGGGCCGCGACCCCTACCCCGTCCCGGAGCCCTTCCTGCGCGACCTCGCCCGCATGCCGCCCTCGGCCGGCATCGCCCTGGGGGTGGACCGGCTGGTGATGCTGCTCGCCGGCGCCGGGACGATCGACGAGGTGGTGGCGTTTTCGCCGGAGGAGTTGTAG
- a CDS encoding propionyl-CoA synthetase — MTHRLFWARVSQHSAREEEGMGRYDEVFRRSLQDPNGFWGEAAEAIAWSRKWDKVLDDSNPPFYRWFVGGELNTCYNALDRHVEGGRADQVALIYDSPVTNQVQKFTYRELRDEVARFAGVLRGLGVGKGDTVIIYMPMVPQAVVSMLACARLGAVHSVVFGGFAPNELAVRIDDAKPKVIVSASCGIEGAKVLAYKPMLDKAIELAKHKPEKCVMLARPQVKAELTPGRDFDWDELMAKAEPAPCVTVKATDPLYILYTSGTTGLPKGIVRDNGGHAVSLAWSMKYVYDVEPGDVYWAASDVGWVVGHSYIVYAPLIYGCTTICYEGKPIGTPDPGAFWRVISQHGVKVLFTAPTAFRAIKKEDPKGEYLKKYDLARFKYLFLAGERTDPDTYHWATDLLQRPVVDHWWQTETGWAIAANCMGIEKFPIKPGSPTKGVPGYDVRVLSDSGQVQGPNQEGIVVVKLPLPPGTLPTLWNADQRFKESYTDPFPGYYFTGDGGYLDDENYVYIMGRVDDVINVAGHRLSTGGMEEILATHPAVAECAVIGAGDNLKGQVPVGFVVLKAGADIAEDKLKKELVQMIRDQIGAIACYKETMIVKRLPKTRSGKILRGTMRKIADGEQYRAPSTIDDPATLGEIEEALQGVGYAKK, encoded by the coding sequence ATGACACATCGTTTGTTTTGGGCCCGGGTTTCTCAACACAGCGCTCGAGAGGAGGAGGGCATGGGACGCTACGACGAGGTGTTTCGCCGCAGTCTGCAAGATCCCAACGGCTTCTGGGGAGAGGCCGCGGAGGCGATTGCCTGGTCCCGGAAGTGGGACAAGGTGCTCGACGACTCCAACCCTCCGTTCTACCGCTGGTTCGTCGGGGGCGAGCTCAACACCTGCTACAACGCCCTGGACCGGCACGTGGAGGGGGGCCGGGCCGACCAGGTCGCCCTGATCTACGACAGCCCCGTCACCAACCAGGTGCAGAAGTTTACCTATCGCGAGCTCCGGGACGAGGTGGCGCGGTTTGCCGGCGTGCTCCGGGGGCTCGGGGTGGGCAAGGGCGACACCGTGATCATCTACATGCCCATGGTACCCCAGGCGGTGGTCTCCATGCTGGCGTGCGCGCGCCTGGGCGCGGTGCACTCGGTGGTTTTCGGGGGGTTCGCCCCCAACGAGCTCGCCGTGCGCATCGACGACGCCAAGCCCAAGGTCATCGTCTCGGCTTCCTGCGGCATCGAGGGCGCCAAGGTGCTGGCCTACAAGCCCATGCTCGACAAGGCCATCGAGCTCGCCAAGCACAAGCCCGAAAAGTGCGTCATGCTCGCCCGCCCCCAGGTAAAGGCCGAGCTTACCCCCGGGCGCGACTTCGACTGGGACGAGCTCATGGCCAAGGCCGAGCCCGCGCCCTGCGTCACCGTGAAGGCAACCGACCCCCTCTACATCCTCTACACCTCGGGCACCACGGGCCTGCCCAAGGGGATCGTCCGCGACAACGGCGGCCACGCCGTCTCCCTGGCGTGGAGCATGAAGTATGTCTACGACGTGGAACCGGGCGACGTGTACTGGGCCGCCTCGGACGTGGGCTGGGTCGTGGGCCACTCGTACATCGTGTACGCGCCTCTCATCTACGGCTGCACCACCATCTGCTACGAGGGCAAGCCGATTGGAACCCCCGATCCCGGGGCCTTCTGGCGGGTCATCAGCCAGCACGGCGTCAAGGTGCTCTTTACCGCGCCCACCGCCTTCCGAGCCATCAAGAAGGAGGACCCCAAGGGCGAGTACCTGAAGAAGTACGATCTCGCCCGCTTCAAGTACCTCTTCCTCGCCGGCGAGCGCACCGACCCCGACACCTATCACTGGGCCACCGATCTCCTCCAGCGGCCCGTGGTGGACCACTGGTGGCAGACCGAGACCGGCTGGGCCATTGCCGCCAACTGCATGGGGATCGAGAAGTTCCCCATCAAGCCGGGCTCCCCCACCAAGGGCGTTCCCGGCTACGACGTGCGGGTGCTGAGCGACTCGGGCCAGGTGCAGGGGCCCAACCAGGAGGGGATCGTCGTCGTCAAGCTGCCCCTGCCCCCCGGCACCCTGCCGACCCTGTGGAACGCCGACCAACGCTTCAAGGAGTCCTACACCGACCCATTCCCGGGCTACTACTTCACGGGCGACGGCGGCTACCTGGACGACGAGAACTACGTGTACATCATGGGCCGGGTGGACGACGTGATCAACGTGGCGGGCCACCGGCTCTCCACCGGCGGCATGGAGGAGATCCTCGCCACCCACCCGGCGGTGGCCGAGTGCGCGGTCATCGGCGCCGGCGACAACCTGAAGGGGCAGGTTCCCGTGGGGTTCGTGGTGCTCAAGGCCGGTGCGGACATCGCCGAGGACAAGCTCAAGAAGGAGCTCGTCCAGATGATCCGCGACCAGATCGGCGCCATCGCCTGCTACAAGGAGACCATGATCGTCAAACGGCTGCCCAAGACCCGCTCGGGCAAGATCCTGCGCGGCACCATGCGCAAGATCGCCGACGGCGAGCAGTACCGCGCCCCCTCCACCATCGACGACCCCGCCACCCTGGGCGAGATCGAGGAAGCCCTCCAGGGCGTGGGGTACGCAAAGAAATAG
- a CDS encoding TIGR01212 family radical SAM protein (This family includes YhcC from E. coli K-12, an uncharacterized radical SAM protein.) → MSTGQETAALGRWPSLARYWQTRFGGRVERVGLDAGLSCPNRDGTGGSAGCAFCDPVSFAPCAGDERPVSEQLAAGLARLERRGVRHAAAYFQPHTNTYAPLAVLEGLWSSLLPFPEVVALCVGTRPDCVPDPVLELLARYRERWEVWLELGLQSARDDTLARLGRGHTAAQFADACRRARARGLMVCAHVILGLPGEGPEDEARTAAFLADLGAEGVKLHHLAVVRGSALELSWRGGDLPLLEEAQYVARAAAFVAALPPRTILHRLVGDTAGDRLLAPRYDKARAIRGIRQALG, encoded by the coding sequence GTGTCAACCGGCCAAGAGACGGCTGCCCTCGGGCGCTGGCCGAGCCTCGCCCGGTATTGGCAGACCCGTTTTGGAGGGCGGGTGGAGCGGGTGGGGCTCGATGCCGGGCTGTCGTGTCCCAATCGGGACGGGACCGGAGGAAGCGCTGGGTGCGCCTTCTGCGATCCCGTGTCCTTTGCCCCCTGCGCCGGTGACGAGCGACCCGTTTCGGAGCAGCTCGCAGCCGGCCTTGCACGCCTCGAGCGCCGCGGGGTCAGGCACGCCGCGGCCTACTTTCAGCCCCACACCAATACCTACGCGCCCCTCGCGGTGCTCGAGGGGCTCTGGTCCTCCCTGCTTCCGTTTCCCGAGGTGGTGGCGCTGTGCGTGGGCACCCGCCCGGACTGCGTGCCGGACCCGGTCCTGGAGCTCCTGGCCCGGTATCGGGAGCGCTGGGAGGTGTGGCTGGAGCTCGGGCTCCAGAGCGCGCGGGACGACACCCTGGCCCGGCTCGGGCGGGGCCACACGGCCGCCCAGTTCGCGGATGCCTGCCGGCGCGCCCGGGCCCGAGGGCTCATGGTCTGCGCCCACGTGATCCTGGGGCTTCCGGGGGAGGGTCCCGAGGACGAGGCGCGTACCGCCGCGTTTCTGGCGGACCTGGGAGCGGAAGGGGTAAAGCTCCACCACCTGGCGGTGGTGCGGGGCAGTGCCCTGGAGCTTTCGTGGCGCGGAGGAGACCTTCCCCTCCTGGAAGAGGCACAGTACGTCGCACGGGCGGCGGCCTTCGTGGCGGCCCTCCCTCCCCGCACCATCCTCCACCGCCTCGTGGGGGATACCGCAGGGGATCGGCTCCTGGCCCCGCGATACGACAAGGCGCGTGCCATTCGCGGGATCCGCCAGGCGCTGGGGTAA
- a CDS encoding ABC transporter substrate-binding protein, producing MPTARLVVPLVLAVTFGAALLGAGAEPSRAACVTDDTGAQVCLPAPPARVVSLYGAFTELLWELGMGGALVARTSNDDTIPEVAALPSVGTGLRPDVEHLLARRPDLVVSRGGRASQEALSALRARGLPVAAFDPGGIGDLETVIARLGALCGREAEGAALVARLRERLAGVAERIGTPGRRPRVVFEVRAEPLTVAGTGGLVDEVIRRAGGINAVESDKKLLLFDVEALLRLDPDVYVVQEGPMNRKPPALADRAHLRLLRAARTRRVLIVDETLFSRPGPRVAEAVEHLSRFLYPERWQ from the coding sequence GTGCCCACGGCCCGCCTCGTAGTGCCCCTCGTCCTCGCCGTCACCTTCGGGGCGGCCCTCCTCGGCGCCGGGGCGGAGCCCTCCCGGGCCGCGTGCGTCACCGACGACACGGGCGCCCAGGTGTGCCTCCCGGCCCCGCCCGCCCGGGTGGTATCCCTCTACGGCGCCTTCACCGAGCTCCTCTGGGAGCTCGGGATGGGCGGCGCCCTGGTGGCCCGCACCTCCAACGACGACACCATTCCCGAGGTGGCCGCGCTGCCCTCGGTGGGCACGGGCCTCCGGCCCGACGTGGAGCACCTGCTGGCCCGGCGGCCCGACCTCGTGGTGAGCCGGGGGGGCCGGGCGTCTCAAGAGGCCCTCTCGGCGCTTCGGGCCCGGGGCCTGCCCGTGGCCGCCTTCGACCCGGGGGGCATCGGCGACCTGGAGACCGTGATCGCCCGTCTCGGGGCCCTGTGCGGCCGCGAAGCCGAGGGAGCCGCCCTGGTGGCCCGGCTCCGGGAGCGCCTGGCCGGGGTCGCGGAGCGGATCGGCACGCCCGGGCGCCGGCCCCGGGTGGTCTTCGAGGTGCGGGCCGAGCCGCTGACCGTGGCGGGAACGGGCGGGCTCGTGGACGAGGTGATCCGCCGGGCGGGGGGCATCAACGCCGTGGAGAGCGACAAGAAGCTCCTGCTCTTCGACGTGGAGGCCCTGCTGCGCCTGGACCCCGACGTGTACGTCGTCCAGGAGGGCCCCATGAACCGAAAGCCCCCCGCCCTGGCCGACCGCGCCCACTTGCGCCTGCTCCGGGCCGCTCGGACCCGTCGGGTCCTGATCGTGGACGAAACCCTGTTTTCCCGCCCCGGCCCCCGGGTGGCCGAGGCGGTGGAGCACCTGAGCCGCTTCCTCTACCCCGAGCGGTGGCAGTAA
- a CDS encoding ABC transporter ATP-binding protein, which yields MIRVTGLGAGYGGERVLHDVTLDVPRGDFVGVLGPNACGKSTLVRVLSGVLRPEAGTVSVGGVDVAHARPRDLGRTAAVVPQSTEIPFPFTGFEVVLMGRYPRLGRFARESAADLACVERALVETDTAALAGRLVTQVSGGERQRLILARALAQEAPLLLLDEATAAMDVHRKIDAFDLLTRWNALGVTVLAVMHDLNLAALYCRRLIFLRAGRIRADGPTAEVFTREVIETVYETPVEVFTHPATGRPHAVFLPRSGGGR from the coding sequence GTGATCCGGGTGACCGGCCTGGGGGCCGGCTACGGCGGGGAGCGCGTGCTCCACGACGTGACCCTCGACGTGCCCCGGGGCGACTTTGTGGGGGTGCTCGGCCCCAACGCCTGCGGCAAGTCCACCCTGGTGCGGGTGCTCTCGGGCGTGCTCCGCCCCGAGGCGGGCACCGTGTCGGTGGGCGGGGTGGACGTGGCCCACGCCCGGCCCCGGGACCTGGGGCGCACCGCGGCCGTGGTGCCCCAGTCCACGGAGATCCCCTTCCCCTTCACCGGCTTCGAGGTGGTGCTCATGGGGCGCTACCCGCGGCTCGGCCGCTTCGCCCGGGAGTCGGCCGCCGACCTGGCCTGCGTGGAGCGCGCCCTGGTGGAAACCGACACCGCCGCCCTTGCCGGGCGCCTCGTCACCCAGGTCTCCGGGGGCGAGCGCCAGCGCCTGATCCTGGCCCGGGCGCTGGCCCAGGAGGCGCCCCTGCTCCTCCTGGACGAAGCCACCGCCGCCATGGACGTACACCGCAAGATCGACGCCTTCGACCTCCTCACCCGTTGGAACGCCCTGGGCGTTACGGTCCTCGCCGTGATGCACGACCTCAACCTCGCCGCCCTCTACTGCCGCCGCCTCATCTTCCTGCGGGCCGGGCGGATTCGCGCCGACGGCCCCACGGCGGAGGTCTTCACCCGGGAGGTCATCGAGACCGTGTACGAGACGCCCGTGGAGGTCTTCACCCACCCCGCCACCGGCCGGCCCCACGCGGTGTTCCTGCCCCGGAGCGGAGGGGGGAGATAG
- a CDS encoding iron ABC transporter permease has protein sequence MSRTPAPPASSVRRGRSHGWFPWALAALLPLCLVWASGIGSSGLGWSHLLRAGAESLGLAAPTLDEVDRAILLNVRLSRVVLAALVGGGLATAGVVFQGILLNPLADPYTVGVSSGAALGASVAILLGLGGYTALGLGLLPAAAFAGALLALGAVHLLAAGRGYSGSGTLILAGIVVSTTLSAGISLLKSLNEESVSSIVFWIMGSFSGRGWGHVAFCAPYVAAGLLAALWLGRDLDLLVLGDEGARQLGVDSRRVRRVLLVAASLLTGACVSVSGVIGFVGLVVPHLLRMVLGPSHRRLLVSSFLGGGVLLTLADALSRTLLPRGEELPVGVVTALLGGPFFCWLLRLDPLARRGRS, from the coding sequence GTGAGCCGCACCCCTGCCCCGCCCGCCTCTTCCGTCCGCCGGGGCCGCTCCCACGGGTGGTTCCCCTGGGCGCTGGCGGCCCTCCTGCCCCTGTGCCTGGTCTGGGCCTCCGGCATCGGCTCCTCGGGCCTGGGCTGGAGCCACCTGCTCCGCGCAGGGGCGGAGTCCCTGGGGCTCGCGGCACCAACCCTGGACGAGGTGGACCGTGCCATCCTCCTCAACGTGCGCCTTTCCCGGGTGGTGCTCGCGGCCCTGGTGGGCGGGGGGCTCGCCACCGCCGGGGTCGTATTCCAGGGCATTCTCCTCAACCCCCTGGCCGACCCCTACACGGTGGGCGTGTCCTCCGGGGCGGCCCTGGGAGCGAGCGTGGCGATCCTGCTCGGCCTCGGGGGCTACACGGCCCTGGGCCTCGGCCTCCTGCCCGCCGCGGCCTTCGCCGGGGCGCTCCTTGCCCTGGGGGCGGTGCACCTGCTCGCGGCGGGGCGGGGCTACTCCGGCAGCGGAACCCTCATCCTGGCGGGGATCGTGGTGAGCACCACGCTTTCCGCCGGCATCAGCCTGCTCAAGAGCCTCAACGAGGAGAGCGTCTCCTCCATCGTCTTCTGGATCATGGGGAGCTTCTCGGGGCGCGGCTGGGGCCACGTGGCCTTCTGTGCTCCCTACGTGGCCGCGGGCCTCCTGGCCGCCCTGTGGCTCGGCCGGGATCTGGACCTCCTGGTGCTCGGCGACGAGGGGGCGCGCCAGTTGGGGGTGGACTCGCGGCGGGTGCGCCGGGTGCTCCTGGTGGCCGCGTCGCTCCTGACCGGCGCGTGCGTCTCGGTGAGCGGGGTCATCGGGTTCGTGGGCCTGGTGGTGCCCCACCTGCTGCGGATGGTGCTCGGACCCTCCCACCGGCGGCTCCTGGTGTCGTCGTTCCTGGGCGGCGGGGTCCTCCTCACCCTGGCCGACGCCCTTTCCCGCACCCTCCTGCCCCGGGGGGAGGAGCTCCCCGTGGGGGTGGTCACGGCGCTCCTGGGGGGCCCCTTCTTCTGCTGGCTGCTGCGGCTCGACCCCCTTGCCCGCCGGGGCCGGTCGTGA
- the cobI gene encoding precorrin-2 C(20)-methyltransferase yields MRIGTLYGIGVGPGDPELLTLKAARVLGQADVVFTSAQARSGRSLALEIATPHLPPGSEVIALPFEHTFEGVASGAAHRANAERVLGVLRRPASAAFLTLGDPMTYSTFTYLLRALREISPDVPVEVVPGITSFAAAAAAAVEPLAEGDESLTVVSAARGAGRLAQALELSENVVVLKPYRKLAEVCDVLDARGRGPQALYALRCTRSDARLLRGTDAARAAGTEYMSLFVVRRGGSNR; encoded by the coding sequence TTGCGCATCGGCACACTGTACGGCATCGGCGTGGGTCCCGGAGACCCGGAGCTCCTCACCCTCAAGGCCGCCCGGGTGCTGGGGCAGGCCGACGTGGTCTTTACCTCGGCCCAGGCTCGGTCGGGGCGGAGCCTGGCCCTGGAGATCGCCACCCCCCACCTGCCGCCGGGCAGCGAGGTGATCGCCCTGCCCTTCGAACACACCTTCGAGGGGGTGGCGAGCGGGGCGGCCCACCGGGCCAACGCCGAGCGCGTGCTCGGCGTGCTGCGCCGGCCGGCCTCGGCCGCGTTCCTCACCCTGGGCGACCCCATGACCTACTCCACCTTCACCTACCTCCTCCGGGCCCTGCGGGAGATTTCCCCCGACGTGCCGGTGGAGGTGGTCCCGGGCATCACCTCCTTTGCGGCGGCTGCCGCCGCGGCGGTGGAACCCCTGGCGGAAGGGGACGAGAGCCTCACGGTGGTGAGCGCCGCCCGGGGGGCGGGGCGCCTGGCCCAGGCGCTGGAGCTCTCGGAAAACGTGGTGGTCCTCAAACCCTACCGGAAGCTCGCCGAGGTCTGCGACGTGTTGGACGCCCGGGGGAGAGGTCCCCAAGCCCTGTACGCCCTGCGCTGCACGCGATCCGACGCCCGCCTCCTGCGCGGCACCGACGCCGCGCGGGCTGCCGGAACCGAGTACATGAGCCTCTTCGTCGTGCGCCGGGGCGGTTCGAACCGGTGA
- a CDS encoding ABC transporter permease: MTALAGVRGVLFRELRIYRRRWTKHLASYTVSPLLFLVVFGWGVGRHVEMEGVGYLAFMLPGLATMAAMTQSYGTATEINISRFYWRIFEEFQMAPVPAWEIALGEVLYGMLRGIAAAAVVYVLAFAFGASLPLSAPALGLFGLHTFAFASAAVAAAMVVRSHADQGHINTFFIVPMSFLCGTFFPLDRLPGWAEAAAWLLPLTHSSLAIRAVALGRPVPLLHVAVLAGFAALFFALAVWSVRRASA; this comes from the coding sequence GTGACCGCCCTGGCAGGGGTTCGGGGGGTCCTCTTCCGGGAGCTGCGCATCTACCGGCGCCGCTGGACCAAGCACCTGGCCTCCTACACGGTTTCCCCCCTGCTCTTTCTGGTGGTGTTCGGGTGGGGCGTGGGGCGCCACGTGGAGATGGAGGGAGTGGGGTACCTGGCCTTCATGTTGCCGGGCCTCGCCACCATGGCCGCCATGACCCAGAGCTACGGTACGGCCACCGAGATCAACATCTCCCGGTTCTACTGGCGGATCTTCGAGGAGTTCCAGATGGCCCCGGTGCCGGCCTGGGAGATCGCCCTGGGCGAGGTGCTCTACGGCATGCTCCGGGGCATCGCCGCCGCCGCGGTGGTGTACGTGCTGGCCTTTGCCTTCGGGGCGAGCCTGCCGCTCAGCGCCCCGGCCCTGGGGCTCTTCGGCCTCCACACCTTCGCCTTCGCCTCGGCCGCGGTGGCCGCGGCCATGGTGGTGCGAAGCCACGCGGACCAGGGGCACATCAACACCTTCTTCATCGTGCCCATGTCGTTTCTCTGCGGCACCTTCTTCCCCCTGGACCGCCTCCCCGGGTGGGCCGAGGCCGCAGCATGGCTCCTGCCCCTGACCCACTCGAGCCTCGCCATCCGGGCCGTGGCCCTGGGTCGCCCCGTGCCCCTGCTCCACGTGGCGGTGCTGGCGGGTTTTGCGGCGCTGTTCTTCGCCCTGGCGGTGTGGAGCGTGCGCCGGGCCTCGGCGTAG